The DNA segment CAATAACCAGATTATTAAAATTAAGATTGGGTGATACTTTACGGTTCCTGGTATATCATATCGAAAGACATGTCTTACAGGCTGAGCGTATATCTAATTAAGGTAACAATGAGAATCTCAACGTTTCTCCCCGGAAATCCAGAGAGAAACGTTAAGATTGCATCATTAATATTGTCTGCCCATTAAGGGATCCGTAAAGCTTTCTTTAGCATGCTCTGCATGTCCTGCAAATTGCTGACTATACACTTCGTTCTTTTCCGCTGTTACCGTAAAATCATACCAGCTATGGCTTGCTTTAAGATCGATTGGAATAAAAATCTCCTCCTGATTTTTGTTGAGTACTGCTTTTAGCACTGGTTTTTTATAGCTATTGTCCTTTATCGTGAATTTAACCGGGTTGCCTTTGACTAAACGTCTGATGTGTAGCAACACATTCCCATTTACCCGTCTGCCATCTTTTTCACTTTGATACTTTAAAGAGATGGCAATTTCAGGATCATGGGCATTACCGGTATACCTGCGGTAAAAGCCATTTGAACTGTAGACTTTTAGATCATAAGTTTCGGCATTAAAATCAGCTAATGGCCAGTTGTAGTCAATCGTATCACCTGCATCAACTGTGAAGTTCCAGTTTTTATCCCCACTGTAAACGATAAAACCTGCGCCTTTGGAGCGATCACCAAAAAAGGTTTTTCCTGCGCTGAAATCTATCTTAAACTGTTTACCCGCACGATCCAATGCTGCATCTGCATACAGTTCATAAGGGATGGCATTTGCAGGTTTAATGCCTGGTTCCTGCTTTGGTAAATTGGGGTTATCCTTTGGATTCTTAAGAATTCCGGCTATAGCTGCCTTATCCAGATTTTTAAAGTTGCTAGGTAACTTTGCAAATTTAGCCTTGTGAATGCCTTCTAAAAACGGCATTCTTTCCACTGCTTTTGGCAAGGGAATGTGTTCTCCGTTATACGGTCTGAAAACTGAAGTTAAATCACCACACAAACTTCTTCTCCAGGAGCTAATGTTATCTTCATAGATCTTTTTACCCGTTTTATGCGTTAGAAAATGCTCCAGAAATTGAATCGACGAAGTATGGTCAAAGGTTTCGGAATTGACATAGCCGCCTCGGGACCAAGGGGAAACCACTACCATTGGCACCCTGAAACCTAAGCCTACCGGACTTTCTCTCTTGCTATGCTCGCCTTTATAAATATATTCAGAGCTGCTGTCTAATGATTTTGATATTTTTCCTGCGGCCGTGTCTTTTGGATTTGGTGCGACAAAAGGGGGTAAATGATCAAAATAGCCATCATTTTCATCGTAAGTAAGGATAAAAATCGTTTTCTTCCATACTTCCGGATTCTTTGTTAAAATATCTATTGCCTCAGATAAATACCAGGCACCATACCA comes from the Pedobacter sp. FW305-3-2-15-E-R2A2 genome and includes:
- a CDS encoding phospholipase C, phosphocholine-specific → MESRRDFIKKATLLTGALGVAGMLPASIQRAMAIDPKIGSTFLDAEHVVFLMQENRSFDHAFGTLKGVRGFNNPRAITLPNQYPVWLQSNKKGETYAPFRLNIKDTKATWMSSLPHSWENQVDARNNGRYDGWLEAKKSGNKEYAEMPLTMGYYNREDIPFYYSLADAFTVCDHNFCSVLTGTSPNRCFFWTGKIREKQEESSMAHHSNGFIDGSERLNWSTFPERLSKHDVDWKIYQNELSVGVGFENEEDDWLSNFTDNDMEFFKQYHVKRHPEHLTYLRKAKAELESKLKEKTDAKLQEKLDFVSKEIAFLEVNTLDKLSPEQLDLHKRAFVTNRNDPDFHKLETLTYDDKGTERTAKIPKGDVLYQFRADVDAGKLPTVSWLVAPSNFSDHPGAPWYGAWYLSEAIDILTKNPEVWKKTIFILTYDENDGYFDHLPPFVAPNPKDTAAGKISKSLDSSSEYIYKGEHSKRESPVGLGFRVPMVVVSPWSRGGYVNSETFDHTSSIQFLEHFLTHKTGKKIYEDNISSWRRSLCGDLTSVFRPYNGEHIPLPKAVERMPFLEGIHKAKFAKLPSNFKNLDKAAIAGILKNPKDNPNLPKQEPGIKPANAIPYELYADAALDRAGKQFKIDFSAGKTFFGDRSKGAGFIVYSGDKNWNFTVDAGDTIDYNWPLADFNAETYDLKVYSSNGFYRRYTGNAHDPEIAISLKYQSEKDGRRVNGNVLLHIRRLVKGNPVKFTIKDNSYKKPVLKAVLNKNQEEIFIPIDLKASHSWYDFTVTAEKNEVYSQQFAGHAEHAKESFTDPLMGRQY